acagtgatgctacagtaaccatccgctaattattgattaatcatagattaattaacatcattagattcgtctcgcgatttacaacacatctgtgaaaaagttttataaataaacttcatttagtatttcaaattaataaTATTCCGTCGAAAAAAAAATTGCGTTTACATCTCacgggaactaaacacggcctaaaaataaaaatatagaaaCATGACAAATGAGACGGACATCGCACGGCTCGCGCCGGCCAGGAATTGTCAAGCACACGTGCGGGACACACGCTGTCCCGTTGACATGGCGTCGCACCGCGCGGCTCAAGTACAAACGTGCGTGTGGAAGCAGGCACAGCACGATACCTACGAGGAAACCAGCCAGCAGCAGCTCCACGTCTGCCACTCGCAGTCCACACGGGCAGCTGATAAGCATaatactttttttaaaaaaaaaaagaataagcaCGATACTTAAAAGAGAGAAATGCAGAAAAGGCAACCGGGCTGGCGTCTCGGTCACGGCGTCCAAGACCGACATGCGGGACCCATGTTGCTGACCCCCACACGGCTCGTTCCCGCCCCGCACGTGCGGCGGCAGCCTTATCTTTCAACCCCGCGCCGGGATCCTCTGCGGACTTTCACCACCGTGGTGCTCCCAGCTGGGAGAAAAATTGACCATGGCTGTTTAGCTGCTGTGTGCAGTGctcagttttttttgtttttgcacaCGTAAGGAAAATAGGTACAGTAAAATTAGTCAAAATAACTGTTTAGAGCGAACAAAATTTCGAACAATTCGAGGACGGTTTATGCAGTTGCAGCTCAGCCGCAGAAGATCCCCGGGCAACCACTCGTCAAGTCGCCAGCTCCGCGAAATGGCACTCCCGTAAATACCTTCAAAGTCCATGCCCGTTGCACGCGCCACGAAACCACACGCCGTTAGCCTCTTATTATAGACTCCCTGCCGTTCGCTTCGCTCTTTTCCAACAGCGACGCAACGAGCTCGTAACGCCCGTACCCTCGCACgcgcgcagagagagagagagagagagagagagagagcaagtgagcagagaagaagaggaaggagcgAGAAGCCTGGGAAGGGAGAGCGAGCGCAACCGAATCGATATGAAGCCGGAGAAGGCAGCGGTGGCcgtggcagccggcggcggcggcgacgagtggCGGTGCCGGAAGCACCCGGCCGCGCCGAGATCCGGCGGTGGGGTGTGCCCGTACTGCCTCCGCGACCGGCTCCTCCGCCTGTGCCCCAACTGCGCACGCGTGCGGCCCTGCCCCTGCGCCGCGTCGTGCGCctccccgtcctcctcctcggcgtccgGCGACGCGGTGGGCCGCGTGCACAGCCTCATCGAGCGGGAGCACCGGATCGCGCGCTCGCGGTCCGTGGCCGCGGGCTCCTCCGCCGCGTTCGTCGCCGCCGTGGGTGCCCCCTCCGCGgcggggcccacctccgggggcgGCAGGCGGAAGGCGCGCGTCTGGGGGTGGCCGCCGTTCTGGAAGCCCGCGTCGCGGGACGGGGACGCGGGGAtgggggaggacgaggaggaggggctGGGCCTGCCGCGCTCGAGCTCCGTGTCCGCGACGGCCGTGGAGACCaagaccgcggcggcggcggcgcgcgcgaggtGGGGGTGGCACTTCCCGAGCCCGCTGAAGGCGTTCCGGCACCGGAGGTCGTCGGCGAGCGTGGCCGGGCGGGCGTGAGCGCCAAGGTACACCGCCCCCTTCTGGAGATGGCCGGAAAAGCGATTCGCGGGTGGGGGTCATGTGGCCGGGGATGGTTAATTATTAATTTTAACTGTATAAGGCGGTGGATTAGAGGAGGAGCGTTGGATCTCCTTTTTCTCCTTTTGTTGTGGCGTGCCGCTAATTCCATGATTAAGTTAGACGGGGATGCGAAAGCCTGCGATCTGGG
This window of the Panicum virgatum strain AP13 chromosome 1K, P.virgatum_v5, whole genome shotgun sequence genome carries:
- the LOC120713816 gene encoding uncharacterized protein LOC120713816 gives rise to the protein MKPEKAAVAVAAGGGGDEWRCRKHPAAPRSGGGVCPYCLRDRLLRLCPNCARVRPCPCAASCASPSSSSASGDAVGRVHSLIEREHRIARSRSVAAGSSAAFVAAVGAPSAAGPTSGGGRRKARVWGWPPFWKPASRDGDAGMGEDEEEGLGLPRSSSVSATAVETKTAAAAARARWGWHFPSPLKAFRHRRSSASVAGRA